The genomic DNA TACTAACCACTATATATTCAAAGGAGATTTTGGATCGTGCGAACGCTTCGCAATGTGGTTGTCATCTTGCTTAGCCTTGTTTTCGTGCTTGGTGGTTTGGCCGAGGGGAAAGTAAAGCTAGTTTACACGAACAATGTCACCGATGTGACGGCCAATGTGGAGGAGCAGCTGATCCAGCTGTTTATGGAAGAAAACCCGGATATCGAGGTGGAGTTTCGCAACGCTCCCATTAGCGCAGAGCAGCTATTGCTATGG from Bacillota bacterium includes the following:
- a CDS encoding extracellular solute-binding protein, whose translation is MRTLRNVVVILLSLVFVLGGLAEGKVKLVYTNNVTDVTANVEEQLIQLFMEENPDIEVEFRNAPISAEQLLLWAAAGMCPDVFMIHSHTFNELMGKGLLTPLDGFVQDDAEVDLEDIFPEGLEEFTYEGVLYGIPYEY